The following coding sequences lie in one Vibrio algicola genomic window:
- a CDS encoding NnrS family protein has product MMNITDKSIEDKITPLLRLGFRPFFLLGGIYAPLAIAIWVYAFQHGQPEQLHVPALWWHVHEMIFGFAMAIVAGFLLTAVQNWTGVNGTKDKALAAVVLLWLLPRVLFWTTTPLWVISVIEAIFLAVVAYEISFRVIKAKGYRNLIFLAFFVLAIVANFAAYATIDGSAPFSATAVWEAMIWWFLLLISIMGGRVIPFFTARRMEFDKPNPILWLEAGANTPLVCLFVLSFFPSVAEVASPALMIFAAVMQLVRFLRWKPWTTLKEPLVWSLHASYACIPVGLLLKGLALVGVISNGYFVSHNMIHVLAIGGIAGLILAMIARVTMGHTGRKIYEGPGMWHAFLAVVIAGLTRGIGVAFWPEHMMQLINISAALWIYAFVLFTFKFGPMLCKARADGHPG; this is encoded by the coding sequence ATGATGAACATAACCGACAAAAGTATCGAAGACAAAATTACCCCGCTATTGCGTCTCGGCTTTCGCCCTTTCTTTTTACTTGGCGGTATTTATGCCCCGCTGGCTATCGCAATTTGGGTGTATGCCTTCCAGCATGGCCAACCAGAGCAGTTACATGTTCCTGCGCTTTGGTGGCATGTACATGAAATGATCTTTGGCTTTGCGATGGCGATTGTAGCTGGCTTCTTATTAACCGCAGTACAAAACTGGACTGGGGTGAATGGCACCAAAGATAAAGCATTAGCCGCTGTGGTTTTATTATGGTTGTTGCCTCGCGTTTTATTTTGGACCACCACACCGCTTTGGGTTATCTCGGTGATTGAAGCCATATTTCTGGCGGTGGTGGCTTATGAAATCTCATTTAGAGTCATAAAAGCGAAAGGTTATCGTAACCTGATCTTCTTAGCTTTCTTTGTACTAGCCATTGTGGCCAACTTTGCCGCTTACGCCACCATTGATGGCAGCGCACCTTTCTCTGCCACTGCTGTATGGGAAGCCATGATTTGGTGGTTTCTGTTGCTGATTTCTATCATGGGGGGCCGCGTGATCCCATTCTTCACCGCTCGCCGTATGGAGTTTGACAAACCAAACCCAATATTGTGGTTAGAAGCCGGAGCCAATACACCGCTAGTGTGCTTGTTTGTTTTAAGCTTCTTCCCAAGCGTTGCCGAAGTTGCCAGCCCTGCCTTAATGATTTTTGCAGCCGTGATGCAACTGGTTCGTTTCCTACGTTGGAAACCTTGGACTACATTAAAAGAGCCGCTTGTTTGGTCTCTACATGCTTCGTATGCGTGTATTCCAGTTGGTTTATTATTGAAAGGTTTGGCTTTAGTTGGCGTGATCAGCAATGGTTATTTTGTTTCACACAACATGATCCACGTACTTGCGATTGGCGGTATTGCTGGTTTAATTTTAGCGATGATCGCGCGCGTTACTATGGGTCACACAGGGCGTAAAATTTATGAAGGCCCTGGCATGTGGCATGCTTTTTTAGCGGTGGTCATCGCAGGATTGACTCGTGGTATCGGCGTGGCATTTTGGCCTGAGCATATGATGCAACTGATTAATATCTCTGCCGCATTATGGATTTACGCTTTTGTACTATTTACCTTTAAATTTGGCCCTATGCTGTGTAAAGCAAGAGCCGATGGCCATCCAGGCTAA
- the rnb gene encoding exoribonuclease II, whose amino-acid sequence MFSDNPLLAQLKQQMKQTLPKKEGTVKATDKSFGFLEVDSKKSYFIPPAFMKKCIHGDKVVAIIRSENDKESAEPDELIEPSLTRFIARVKKFKGRLNVVPDHPQLRKLSLKAKARKGVNPETLNEGDWVVAHLIEHPLNSDTSHEQFLVEISAKITDADDKIAPWWVTLAQNDLPNCEPAGLEEGQQWQLMDDEALERIDMTATPFVTIDGESTKDMDDALYAETTPEGDFKLTIAIADPTAYIIPDSVMDKVARKRGFTIYLPGRNIPMLPRDLADDLCSLKQDELRPALCCSVTVSKDGVIGDDIHFFAANMKSHARLAYDNVSDWLENKDNAWQPQDNIAPVVATLHQLAQARATWRLNNAVVFPDRPDYRFELSPDNDVVAIHADLRRTANKLVEEAMITANICAGSALKQKFQSGIFNTHAGFKEDKLKDIIELVDPEGEQGFTAESIVTLEGFSALRRWLGKQDTSYLDNRIRKCQAYSEINHMPAEHYAMGLDIYATWTSPIRKYGDMINHRMLKALILDKAPVQVPDETIGEELSLCRRYHGMAERNVGDWLYARTLINEPKNGTKFAAEIFDVNRAGMRARLLANGAAVFIPCSQIIDNKERIVGSRELGTIEIDKNVEFKLGDVIEVTLLNVSTDTRNITAKPTQTFAPLQDSSDVTTDAASIDEKK is encoded by the coding sequence ATGTTTTCTGATAATCCGCTCCTCGCTCAACTCAAACAACAAATGAAACAAACTTTGCCTAAAAAAGAAGGCACCGTGAAAGCCACCGATAAAAGCTTTGGTTTTCTAGAAGTAGACAGCAAGAAGAGCTACTTCATCCCACCCGCTTTTATGAAAAAATGCATTCATGGCGACAAAGTCGTGGCCATCATTCGCAGTGAGAACGACAAAGAAAGCGCAGAACCGGACGAACTTATTGAGCCGTCTTTAACCCGTTTTATTGCCCGAGTGAAGAAATTCAAAGGCCGTTTGAATGTGGTACCCGATCACCCGCAACTGCGTAAATTGTCTCTTAAAGCCAAAGCACGTAAAGGCGTAAACCCAGAAACCTTAAATGAAGGCGACTGGGTAGTGGCGCATCTGATTGAGCATCCTCTCAATTCAGACACTTCCCATGAGCAATTCTTAGTTGAAATTTCTGCCAAGATCACTGATGCCGACGATAAAATTGCCCCTTGGTGGGTGACATTAGCGCAAAATGATTTACCCAACTGCGAACCTGCGGGTTTGGAAGAAGGCCAACAATGGCAGTTGATGGATGATGAGGCATTAGAACGCATTGATATGACGGCAACACCGTTTGTCACTATTGATGGTGAATCGACCAAAGATATGGATGATGCACTATACGCAGAGACCACGCCTGAAGGCGATTTTAAACTGACCATCGCCATTGCCGATCCAACCGCGTATATCATTCCAGATTCAGTGATGGATAAAGTGGCGCGTAAACGTGGCTTCACTATCTATTTACCTGGTCGCAATATTCCAATGCTGCCGCGCGATCTCGCCGATGACTTATGTTCACTCAAACAAGATGAACTGCGCCCTGCTTTATGTTGTTCGGTGACGGTCTCTAAAGATGGCGTGATCGGCGATGATATTCATTTCTTTGCTGCAAATATGAAATCTCATGCCCGTCTTGCTTATGATAATGTTTCGGATTGGCTTGAAAATAAAGATAACGCTTGGCAACCACAAGACAATATCGCTCCGGTTGTGGCAACATTGCATCAATTAGCTCAAGCTCGCGCTACTTGGCGTTTAAACAATGCGGTGGTATTCCCAGATCGCCCAGATTACCGCTTTGAATTAAGCCCAGACAACGATGTGGTCGCGATCCACGCCGATTTACGTCGCACCGCCAATAAGTTGGTAGAAGAAGCCATGATCACCGCCAATATTTGTGCCGGCAGTGCGCTGAAGCAAAAATTCCAATCCGGTATCTTTAATACTCACGCTGGCTTTAAAGAAGATAAGCTAAAAGATATTATTGAGTTAGTTGATCCTGAAGGTGAGCAAGGTTTTACTGCTGAATCTATCGTGACTTTAGAAGGCTTTAGCGCCTTACGCCGTTGGTTAGGCAAGCAAGACACTTCTTACTTAGATAACCGCATTCGTAAGTGTCAGGCTTACAGTGAGATTAATCACATGCCAGCCGAGCATTACGCGATGGGGCTGGATATCTACGCCACTTGGACTTCACCAATCCGTAAATACGGCGATATGATCAACCACCGTATGTTAAAAGCGTTAATTCTTGATAAAGCACCGGTCCAAGTGCCCGATGAAACCATTGGCGAAGAGTTATCATTATGTCGTCGCTATCATGGCATGGCCGAACGTAATGTCGGTGATTGGTTGTACGCGCGCACTTTGATTAATGAGCCTAAAAATGGCACTAAATTTGCAGCCGAGATCTTTGATGTTAATCGCGCCGGTATGCGAGCTCGACTATTGGCTAATGGCGCAGCCGTCTTTATTCCTTGCTCACAAATTATTGATAACAAAGAACGCATTGTAGGCTCGCGTGAATTGGGCACGATCGAAATCGATAAAAATGTTGAGTTTAAGTTGGGTGATGTCATTGAAGTAACGCTGCTGAATGTCAGCACCGATACGCGTAACATTACCGCCAAACCGACGCAAACTTTTGCCCCGTTGCAGGACTCTTCAGACGTTACCACCGATGCAGCAAGCATTGATGAAAAAAAGTAA
- a CDS encoding hybrid-cluster NAD(P)-dependent oxidoreductase, whose product MTQFQWPSNGPATLVCKRKWAETSNSVSFTLAPESINDQDIAFNFIPGQFITLGIEIDGKMEYRAYSLSSMPNQTELQLTIKRVAGGKVSNYIVDSLQEGQAVSVLKPAGEFHIERRSQDQAHGNRIVLLSAGCGITPVMSMAKTLLANKDDSTDIHFIHAATQIDQIIYHQELLAMAEQHARFHVSIMLEDAKGSDYLEGRLTQAALANYCADIAERTTFLCGPVGFMGAMQENLQALGMDMDNFYQESFTPAESTQPDVELNNADKVEALANATIFVPTFGAQVEAKIGSALIDALEAAKVPVIAACRSGICGSCKCKVTKGEFTRTSTETLTVDEIEQGFVLACSCQVHSDLEVALN is encoded by the coding sequence ATGACGCAATTCCAATGGCCTTCGAATGGTCCTGCAACTTTAGTATGTAAACGTAAATGGGCAGAGACTTCAAACAGCGTGAGTTTTACGTTAGCACCTGAATCTATTAATGATCAGGACATCGCATTCAACTTTATCCCTGGCCAATTTATTACTTTAGGGATCGAAATCGACGGTAAAATGGAATATCGCGCTTATTCATTAAGCTCAATGCCAAATCAAACCGAATTACAATTAACCATCAAGCGTGTAGCGGGTGGTAAAGTTTCAAACTATATCGTTGATAGCCTACAAGAAGGGCAAGCGGTATCGGTATTAAAACCTGCAGGTGAGTTTCACATTGAGCGCCGATCTCAAGATCAAGCGCACGGCAATCGCATTGTATTATTAAGCGCCGGTTGTGGTATTACGCCAGTTATGTCTATGGCAAAAACGCTATTGGCTAATAAAGATGACAGCACCGATATTCATTTTATCCATGCTGCCACTCAAATCGATCAAATCATCTATCATCAAGAATTATTAGCTATGGCTGAGCAACATGCGCGTTTTCATGTCAGCATCATGCTTGAAGATGCCAAGGGCAGTGATTACTTAGAAGGGCGCTTAACTCAAGCCGCGCTAGCTAACTATTGTGCCGATATTGCTGAGCGCACCACTTTCTTATGTGGCCCTGTTGGTTTTATGGGCGCAATGCAAGAAAACCTACAAGCGTTAGGCATGGACATGGATAACTTCTATCAAGAAAGTTTTACCCCAGCGGAGTCAACTCAACCAGATGTTGAACTCAATAATGCTGATAAAGTTGAAGCATTAGCCAATGCTACTATATTTGTGCCAACGTTTGGCGCTCAAGTAGAAGCCAAGATCGGCAGTGCATTAATCGATGCATTAGAAGCGGCAAAAGTACCGGTAATTGCCGCGTGTCGTAGTGGTATTTGTGGCTCTTGTAAGTGCAAAGTGACCAAAGGCGAATTTACTCGCACCAGTACCGAAACGCTTACCGTAGATGAAATCGAGCAAGGTTTCGTATTGGCGTGTTCTTGCCAAGTCCATTCTGATCTAGAAGTTGCGCTTAACTAA
- the hcp gene encoding hydroxylamine reductase, which yields MFCIQCEQTIRTPVSSGCSYSQGMCGKTSDVSDLQDILVYVLQGVSFWAELGREYGIIDSEIDEWAPKAFFSTLTNVNFDEDRIIEFSNAAYQFKVRLEEKVRAAALLADKALPELSPAAIFELPTDRESLLKFAPLAAVNRGHESVDPDVMGLRLLCLYGLKGAAAYMEHARILSQTSVEIFTEYHQIMAWLGTEPQDLQALLDCSMQIGMMNYKIMEILDRGETLTFGHPAPTQVNVKTKSGKCILVSGHDLHDLEKILQQTEGKGINVYTNGEMLPAHGYPELNKYPHLAGNYGSAWQNQQKEFANFPGAIVMTSNCLLNPEVGLYADRLFTRSIVGWPGVAHLEGDDFSAVIDCALAQDGFQHDEIEQMITVGFGRNALMEAAPAVIDQIKQGNISHFFLVGGCDGDKVERNYFNEFTKQTPDDSVILTLACGKFRFNKEQHGEINGIPRLLDVGQCNDSYSAIQLALALANEFDCGVNDLPLTLVLSWFEQKAIVVLLTLLALGIKGIYTGPTKPAFLTDNLMAVIQEKFDLRMISTVEEDMKTILGEKVA from the coding sequence ATGTTCTGTATTCAATGTGAACAAACTATCCGTACCCCTGTATCAAGCGGCTGTTCTTATTCTCAAGGTATGTGTGGTAAAACAAGCGATGTTTCTGATCTGCAAGACATCCTAGTATACGTACTACAAGGTGTGTCTTTCTGGGCTGAGCTTGGTCGTGAATATGGCATCATCGATTCTGAAATTGATGAGTGGGCACCAAAAGCATTCTTCTCTACTTTAACCAACGTTAACTTCGATGAAGACCGCATCATTGAGTTTTCAAACGCAGCTTACCAATTCAAAGTTCGCTTAGAAGAAAAAGTACGCGCTGCCGCTCTATTAGCAGACAAAGCGTTACCAGAACTTTCTCCAGCAGCAATTTTCGAGCTTCCAACTGACCGTGAATCTCTACTTAAATTTGCACCATTAGCTGCCGTCAACCGTGGCCATGAAAGTGTTGATCCTGATGTTATGGGCCTACGTCTTCTTTGTCTTTACGGCTTAAAAGGCGCGGCAGCCTACATGGAACATGCTCGCATTCTTTCTCAAACAAGCGTTGAGATCTTCACTGAATACCATCAGATCATGGCATGGTTAGGTACTGAGCCACAAGATCTTCAAGCCTTGCTAGATTGCTCTATGCAAATCGGCATGATGAACTACAAAATCATGGAAATCCTTGACCGTGGTGAGACCCTAACTTTCGGTCACCCAGCACCCACTCAAGTTAACGTCAAAACCAAAAGCGGCAAATGTATTTTGGTTTCTGGTCACGATTTACATGATCTTGAGAAAATCTTGCAACAAACTGAAGGCAAAGGCATTAACGTTTACACTAACGGTGAAATGCTTCCTGCACACGGCTACCCAGAGCTTAACAAGTACCCACATCTAGCGGGTAACTACGGTAGTGCTTGGCAGAACCAACAAAAAGAATTCGCTAACTTCCCTGGCGCAATCGTAATGACATCAAACTGCTTGCTTAACCCAGAAGTAGGTCTATACGCTGATCGTCTATTTACTCGTAGCATCGTAGGTTGGCCTGGTGTTGCTCATCTTGAAGGTGACGACTTTAGCGCAGTGATTGATTGTGCATTAGCGCAAGACGGTTTCCAACATGATGAAATCGAACAAATGATCACAGTTGGATTCGGTCGTAACGCATTGATGGAAGCCGCGCCTGCTGTTATCGATCAAATCAAACAGGGTAACATCAGCCACTTCTTCCTAGTTGGCGGTTGTGACGGTGACAAAGTTGAGCGTAACTACTTCAACGAATTCACAAAACAAACGCCAGATGACAGCGTTATCTTGACGCTTGCGTGTGGTAAATTCCGCTTCAACAAAGAGCAACATGGTGAAATCAACGGCATTCCTCGTCTATTAGATGTTGGCCAATGTAACGATTCTTACTCTGCTATTCAGCTTGCACTTGCTCTTGCAAACGAGTTTGATTGTGGCGTGAACGATCTACCGCTAACACTGGTTCTTTCTTGGTTCGAGCAAAAAGCGATTGTGGTTCTGCTTACTCTTCTTGCATTAGGCATTAAAGGTATTTACACAGGTCCAACCAAACCTGCGTTCTTAACTGACAACCTAATGGCCGTTATTCAAGAGAAATTCGACTTACGAATGATCTCAACGGTTGAAGAAGATATGAAGACTATCCTAGGTGAAAAAGTCGCTTAA
- a CDS encoding DEAD/DEAH box helicase — translation MSENQTKFVDLDLNENLLSALNSMGFETPTPIQAASIPFLLEGKDALGKAQTGTGKTAAFSLPVLNKIDLKQHKPQAIVMAPTRELAIQVAAEIKVLGQNIKGLKVIEIYGGASIVDQMRGLKNGSHIVVGTPGRVKDLINRRSLQLDEVKTFVLDEADEMLKMGFVDDVTWIMEQAPESAQRVLFSATMPPMVKTIVDRFLRNPARVDVAGENRTVAKVEQQYWVVKGVEKDEAMSRLLETEEIDASIVFVRTRQDTERLSDWLSARGFKSAALHGDIPQAQRERTVDNIKRGVIDILVATDVVARGLDVPRITHVFNYDIPFDTESYIHRIGRTGRAGRTGKAVLLVRTNQIRMLRTIERVTKSSMEEIQLPNRDKVAEARLIKLGAELESEKGSSALASFAELIEKLKVSLEVDAATLAAILLKRQQGKRPLFYQGPDPMIDAIARDSKRRAERRDNPRDGGRDGGRSFGGTKQDWDTYQLQVGRDSGVQVKDIVGALANELGLTKHSIGAIKLAQGHTFVQLPKAMTSEVAGKLKKLRIRQKEVGAIVCDFDDFRESRGPRGGAGSGASRRDGGNFRGGRGGEGHRGRRDGGASAGGRDGERRFDRNRTSGKPAAPRTNRDA, via the coding sequence ATGTCAGAAAATCAAACTAAATTCGTCGATCTTGATCTTAACGAAAATCTTTTATCTGCACTAAATTCAATGGGCTTTGAAACCCCAACTCCAATTCAAGCCGCTTCTATTCCTTTTCTTCTAGAAGGTAAAGATGCGCTAGGTAAAGCACAAACCGGTACTGGTAAAACAGCTGCGTTCTCTTTACCCGTTCTAAATAAAATCGATCTTAAGCAACATAAACCACAAGCCATCGTTATGGCACCGACTCGCGAACTTGCTATTCAAGTTGCAGCAGAAATCAAAGTACTTGGCCAAAACATTAAAGGCTTGAAAGTAATTGAAATTTACGGTGGTGCATCAATCGTTGATCAAATGCGTGGCCTGAAAAATGGTTCTCACATTGTTGTTGGTACTCCTGGTCGTGTTAAAGACTTAATTAACCGTCGCTCTCTTCAATTAGACGAAGTAAAAACATTCGTACTTGATGAAGCCGATGAAATGCTAAAAATGGGTTTTGTTGATGATGTAACATGGATCATGGAACAAGCTCCAGAATCTGCGCAACGCGTATTGTTCTCAGCCACTATGCCTCCAATGGTTAAGACTATTGTAGACCGCTTCCTACGTAACCCTGCTCGCGTCGATGTTGCTGGTGAAAACCGCACAGTAGCGAAAGTAGAGCAACAATATTGGGTAGTAAAAGGCGTAGAAAAAGACGAAGCAATGAGCCGTCTGCTTGAAACTGAAGAAATCGATGCTTCAATCGTATTCGTTCGTACTCGTCAAGATACTGAGCGTCTGTCTGATTGGTTATCGGCTCGTGGCTTTAAATCTGCTGCGCTTCATGGTGATATTCCTCAAGCACAACGTGAACGTACGGTTGATAACATCAAACGTGGCGTGATCGATATTCTTGTTGCGACTGACGTGGTTGCTCGTGGTCTTGATGTTCCACGTATCACGCACGTATTTAACTACGATATCCCATTCGATACTGAATCATACATTCACCGTATTGGCCGTACTGGTCGTGCTGGACGTACTGGTAAAGCAGTATTATTGGTTCGTACTAACCAAATTCGTATGCTTCGCACTATTGAGCGTGTTACTAAATCAAGCATGGAAGAAATTCAACTTCCAAACCGCGATAAAGTAGCAGAAGCTCGTCTGATTAAATTAGGTGCTGAGTTAGAATCAGAAAAAGGCAGCTCTGCACTTGCAAGCTTTGCTGAACTGATTGAAAAACTAAAAGTTTCTTTAGAAGTAGATGCTGCAACTCTTGCCGCTATCTTGCTTAAGCGTCAACAAGGTAAACGTCCTTTGTTCTACCAAGGTCCAGATCCTATGATTGATGCTATTGCTCGTGATAGCAAACGTCGCGCAGAACGTCGTGATAATCCACGTGATGGCGGCCGTGATGGTGGTCGTTCGTTCGGTGGCACTAAGCAAGATTGGGATACTTACCAATTACAAGTTGGTCGTGACAGTGGCGTTCAAGTTAAAGATATCGTTGGCGCATTGGCAAACGAGCTTGGCTTAACTAAGCATTCAATCGGTGCGATTAAACTGGCTCAAGGTCATACTTTTGTTCAGTTACCAAAAGCAATGACTTCTGAAGTTGCGGGTAAGCTTAAGAAATTACGCATTCGTCAAAAAGAAGTTGGCGCGATTGTGTGTGACTTTGATGATTTCCGTGAATCACGTGGCCCTCGTGGTGGTGCTGGTTCTGGTGCTTCTCGTCGTGACGGCGGAAACTTCCGTGGCGGACGTGGTGGCGAAGGTCATCGTGGTCGTCGTGATGGTGGTGCTTCTGCTGGTGGTCGTGATGGCGAACGTCGTTTTGACCGTAACCGCACAAGTGGCAAGCCTGCGGCTCCTCGCACTAACCGCGACGCATAA
- the norR gene encoding nitric oxide reductase transcriptional regulator NorR has protein sequence MVKNTSKHSVERVLLQIALNLNARTPTSQHYQKLIDALQQVLPCDASALFILDHQQHLVPVAMYGLSNEVLGRTFLPELHPRLKTILASRKPVRFAANSDLPDPFDGLLSDDPHHKIDVHACMGCSLYVEDTLVGALTLDAQAIGAFKSVDDFTVETFATLAAGIVRNISLFEALNKANHQQQSINKVLIDEARNRGGKLVGISPQIKKLLANIKMVAKSNYAVLISGETGTGKELVAHRVHAQSLRYDKPMVYVNCAALPESIAESELFGHVKGAFTGANSHRAGKFELADGGTIFLDEIGELPLLLQAKLLRVIQQGEVQRVGADKNNLIDVRIIAATNRDLNKEVSEGRFRSDLFHRLNVFPIQVAPLRDREGDIPVLIGHVLDTIRTQFQLKTLHIHPQALQQLERQSWLGNVRELEHTLMRAGLRAMQEQGNQIELHHFTSDLILESNAVKASQAENSQASALLPLESTPMRSAVEAYQKQLIEHALQQSGGVWAKAAEFLQMDRGNLYKMGKKLGL, from the coding sequence ATGGTAAAAAACACATCAAAGCATTCGGTAGAGCGCGTTTTATTGCAAATAGCGCTAAATTTAAATGCCCGTACCCCGACTTCGCAACATTATCAAAAATTGATCGATGCGTTGCAGCAAGTTTTACCTTGCGATGCCAGTGCATTATTCATTTTAGATCATCAGCAGCATCTTGTGCCGGTGGCAATGTATGGATTATCGAATGAAGTATTAGGCCGTACTTTTTTACCAGAACTCCACCCTCGTTTAAAAACCATATTAGCCAGTCGTAAACCGGTGCGTTTCGCGGCCAATTCCGATCTGCCCGATCCATTCGATGGTTTATTAAGTGATGATCCTCACCATAAAATAGATGTGCATGCCTGTATGGGGTGCAGCTTATATGTGGAAGATACCTTAGTTGGCGCGTTGACTTTAGATGCGCAAGCCATCGGAGCGTTTAAGTCGGTGGATGATTTCACGGTAGAAACTTTTGCTACTCTGGCGGCTGGGATTGTGCGCAATATCAGTTTGTTTGAAGCCTTAAATAAAGCCAATCACCAGCAACAATCAATTAATAAAGTGTTAATTGATGAGGCGCGCAATCGTGGCGGTAAATTGGTGGGGATCAGCCCGCAGATCAAAAAGCTGTTAGCCAATATTAAGATGGTGGCTAAATCGAATTATGCGGTGTTGATCAGCGGCGAGACCGGTACAGGTAAAGAGCTGGTAGCGCATAGAGTGCATGCCCAGAGTTTGCGATACGATAAACCTATGGTGTATGTAAACTGCGCCGCATTGCCAGAATCTATTGCAGAGAGTGAACTGTTTGGCCATGTAAAAGGGGCGTTTACCGGCGCAAATTCTCACCGTGCGGGTAAGTTTGAACTGGCCGATGGTGGCACTATATTTTTAGATGAAATAGGCGAGTTGCCATTACTGCTACAAGCTAAATTATTACGGGTTATTCAGCAAGGCGAAGTGCAGCGGGTGGGGGCGGATAAAAACAATTTAATCGATGTACGCATCATTGCTGCCACTAACCGAGATCTGAATAAAGAAGTGAGTGAAGGGCGTTTTCGTTCCGATCTCTTCCATCGCTTAAACGTTTTCCCGATCCAGGTTGCGCCATTGCGTGATCGAGAAGGGGATATTCCAGTGCTCATTGGTCATGTTCTCGATACTATTCGCACTCAATTTCAGCTTAAAACCTTACATATCCACCCGCAAGCTCTACAACAATTAGAGCGTCAATCTTGGCTAGGTAATGTGCGCGAGCTGGAACATACCCTTATGCGCGCAGGGTTAAGAGCGATGCAAGAGCAGGGAAATCAAATTGAACTACATCATTTCACCAGCGATTTAATATTAGAGTCTAATGCTGTTAAAGCAAGCCAAGCTGAAAATAGTCAAGCTTCGGCGTTATTACCGCTAGAATCCACCCCAATGCGCAGCGCCGTTGAAGCCTATCAGAAACAACTTATTGAACACGCACTGCAACAAAGTGGTGGGGTGTGGGCTAAAGCGGCGGAATTTTTACAAATGGATCGCGGCAACTTATATAAAATGGGTAAAAAATTAGGCTTGTAA
- a CDS encoding phosphate ABC transporter substrate-binding protein produces MLRVLLTGLLSSLIFISNAYAKDIVVSGSSSVTRVMDVLAESYNKTHPESYIAVQGVDSTAGIILATKGVADLGMSSRYLTEAELRKDLTITTIAHDGLAIATNIANPVSNLTREQLAKIYQGEITNWKQVGGEDKGIAVVTREASSGSRYSFESLLGLTRVVNNQLVSNISPKILVVNSNGMMKTLINNNPQAIGFVSMGSLDKSIKAVDFNGVDPTSANIANGDYKLSRPFLVVQKKDHKDPSIESFLGFITSNDGQKIITDYGYTPAKK; encoded by the coding sequence ATGTTACGAGTGTTACTAACCGGATTGTTATCCTCACTTATTTTTATTTCAAACGCTTACGCCAAAGATATTGTGGTATCAGGCTCAAGCTCTGTCACTCGAGTGATGGATGTGCTGGCAGAAAGCTACAACAAAACCCACCCAGAATCTTATATTGCGGTTCAAGGGGTAGATTCGACAGCCGGTATCATTCTTGCCACTAAGGGCGTGGCCGACTTAGGGATGAGTTCACGTTATTTAACCGAAGCCGAGTTAAGAAAAGATCTGACCATCACCACCATTGCTCATGATGGACTGGCCATTGCTACCAATATTGCCAATCCAGTCAGTAATTTAACTCGTGAGCAATTAGCTAAAATCTATCAAGGTGAGATCACTAACTGGAAACAAGTTGGCGGCGAAGATAAAGGTATTGCGGTTGTCACTCGCGAAGCCTCTTCAGGTTCACGTTACAGTTTTGAAAGCTTGTTAGGCTTGACCAGAGTAGTCAATAACCAACTGGTATCGAACATCAGTCCAAAAATTTTAGTGGTCAACAGCAATGGTATGATGAAGACATTAATCAACAATAACCCTCAAGCGATTGGTTTCGTTTCGATGGGTTCACTGGATAAATCAATTAAAGCAGTGGATTTTAACGGTGTCGATCCAACTTCTGCCAATATTGCCAACGGTGACTACAAACTCAGCCGACCATTTTTAGTGGTACAAAAGAAAGATCATAAAGATCCGTCTATCGAGTCTTTCTTAGGCTTTATAACGTCTAACGATGGGCAAAAAATCATCACCGATTATGGTTACACCCCAGCGAAAAAATAA
- a CDS encoding DUF3024 domain-containing protein, producing the protein MPSEIEIQRIKRRAEQLCHWRNENVSAELGKACFDIQAQQFVFYKTAFAVDSIHCQRDIEVAKLHYEPTGKQWHLFIRSNDNDINRDVEWQAHITHPMHVDALSLLSVIERDQDEYIWG; encoded by the coding sequence ATGCCATCTGAAATTGAAATTCAAAGAATAAAGCGTAGGGCAGAGCAACTCTGTCATTGGCGCAATGAGAATGTATCGGCAGAACTTGGTAAGGCTTGCTTTGATATTCAAGCGCAACAATTCGTTTTCTATAAAACGGCATTTGCGGTTGATTCTATCCATTGCCAACGAGATATTGAAGTAGCGAAGCTGCATTATGAGCCAACAGGCAAGCAGTGGCACTTATTTATCCGTAGCAATGATAATGACATTAACCGTGACGTGGAATGGCAAGCGCATATTACTCACCCAATGCATGTGGATGCTTTATCTTTATTGAGTGTGATTGAAAGAGATCAAGACGAATATATTTGGGGCTAG